The following are encoded in a window of Geitlerinema sp. PCC 9228 genomic DNA:
- a CDS encoding zinc-dependent metalloprotease, with translation MKKSISFSLWLATSAIATAVGTPLLSLPAVATDNNFLVATDAATEAQSSSTEEKEREAEAESQEESPLKPFAEIVEDKEVLKGIFTLYRDRETGQTYLEIQPEQLNQNFLYAGTLASGIGDWGIYRGWPLEDTIFQFRRHRKQIQLVVPNHYFRAQPGDPQRRSVARSFSDSIIQTLPIKSIHPERDSVLIEIDSSLLGSLSGLGSLIGFMSGGGEAANTPTTPNAYLDTVKAFPLNLELESVHHLGGVASPFFSFDALPDSRGFSLRVHSSFSKLPTNGYQPRLADNRVGYFISAHQNLSHEGKDPFVRYIQRWHLEKKNPNAAISPPQEPIVFWIENTVPEKYRDAIRQGVLMWNRAFEQAGFRNAIEVRQMPDDAEWDPADIRYNTIRWSNSFYPMAYGIGPSRVNPITGQILDADVILDAGAIRSLKNYYSSFLDRSGTDGDASGLNETGFSSLLCSFRRMGVSDRQMEALQNRLPENISPQQKQFLQMFANSRQHQHGGKSCFHRSIAQEAAFGALSLNYLRGVMPSSEEMETFIHQFLQSLVAHEVGHTLGLRHNFHGSTMLSPEELNNQEITRDRGMVGSIMDYFPPNIAPEKEQQGDYFPVVVGPYDEWAIEYGYKPIDAMTPQGEQDELEKIADRANNDELAYASDHDVFDPVYPYMNMWDLSSDPLAYARTQMKNVQKIWERWQKGGSGGSGDSYSKLRDRFQTSLRQYFRQAYTLTRYIGGQTFHRYHPDNQQQLPFATIPAAKQEQALDNLLETVFAADNFQFSPDLLNKLAPARWSHWGSRPNMRRLDYPLYDQVLFYQSLILGDLLSAERLERMRDVEMKSGDKDVLTMAELFASLQADIWSELENQESDALEISTLRQGLQRQYLQMLTNLVSQDATLGSLTSLRDFMASLFTLGAPEQANVLARHHLKQLQKNIDRALRKRDDEMNLATKAHLQDTRDRIEEVLNPNSRSR, from the coding sequence ATGAAAAAATCCATATCGTTTTCTCTATGGTTGGCAACCAGCGCGATCGCTACGGCAGTAGGAACGCCGTTACTATCGCTACCCGCAGTTGCCACTGACAACAACTTTTTGGTAGCTACAGACGCAGCAACCGAAGCACAAAGCAGCTCTACAGAAGAGAAGGAACGGGAAGCAGAGGCGGAGTCGCAGGAAGAATCCCCCCTAAAACCCTTTGCAGAGATTGTGGAAGACAAAGAAGTATTGAAAGGCATCTTTACCCTGTATCGCGATCGGGAAACGGGGCAAACCTACTTAGAAATTCAACCCGAACAACTCAACCAAAACTTCCTGTACGCAGGCACCTTAGCTTCCGGAATCGGCGATTGGGGGATTTACAGGGGCTGGCCCTTAGAAGATACCATATTTCAGTTTCGCCGCCACCGCAAGCAAATTCAACTGGTCGTTCCCAACCATTATTTTCGCGCCCAACCCGGCGACCCACAGCGGCGTTCGGTGGCGCGATCGTTTAGCGATTCCATCATTCAAACCTTACCCATCAAAAGCATCCATCCAGAACGAGATTCTGTCTTAATTGAAATCGACAGCAGTTTGCTAGGTTCTCTTTCCGGTTTGGGTTCCCTTATTGGATTTATGTCTGGCGGAGGTGAAGCTGCCAACACGCCGACAACTCCCAATGCCTATCTAGATACGGTAAAAGCCTTTCCCCTCAATCTAGAACTAGAGTCAGTACATCACCTTGGTGGTGTGGCTAGCCCCTTTTTCTCCTTCGATGCCTTGCCCGACAGCCGCGGTTTTAGCTTGCGAGTACATTCCAGCTTTTCCAAACTGCCGACAAACGGTTACCAACCCCGACTGGCTGATAACCGGGTGGGTTATTTTATTTCTGCCCATCAAAATCTCTCTCATGAGGGGAAAGATCCCTTCGTTCGTTACATCCAACGCTGGCACTTGGAAAAGAAAAATCCCAATGCTGCCATTTCTCCACCCCAGGAACCCATTGTATTTTGGATTGAAAATACGGTTCCTGAAAAATATCGCGATGCCATCCGCCAAGGCGTTTTGATGTGGAACCGAGCATTTGAGCAAGCAGGCTTTCGCAATGCCATTGAAGTAAGGCAAATGCCAGACGATGCTGAGTGGGACCCCGCTGACATCCGCTACAATACCATCCGCTGGTCCAATTCTTTCTATCCCATGGCTTACGGAATTGGTCCTTCCCGGGTGAATCCCATCACCGGACAAATTCTGGATGCTGATGTAATTCTAGATGCCGGTGCGATTCGCAGCTTGAAAAATTACTATAGCAGTTTTTTGGATCGCTCCGGTACGGATGGCGACGCAAGCGGGTTGAACGAAACTGGGTTTTCTTCTTTATTGTGTAGCTTCCGGCGAATGGGTGTGAGCGATCGCCAAATGGAAGCTTTGCAAAACCGGCTGCCAGAAAACATTTCCCCACAGCAAAAACAGTTCTTGCAAATGTTTGCCAACAGTCGCCAACACCAACACGGCGGAAAATCTTGTTTTCATCGGAGCATTGCCCAAGAAGCTGCTTTTGGGGCTTTGTCTTTGAATTATTTGCGAGGGGTTATGCCCAGCAGCGAAGAGATGGAAACTTTTATCCATCAATTCTTGCAGTCGTTGGTGGCTCACGAAGTGGGGCATACGTTGGGTCTACGGCATAACTTCCACGGCAGTACCATGCTCTCTCCGGAAGAGTTAAATAATCAAGAAATTACCCGCGATCGCGGCATGGTGGGGTCGATTATGGATTATTTCCCGCCCAACATTGCTCCGGAAAAAGAACAGCAGGGCGATTATTTCCCCGTGGTGGTCGGTCCTTACGACGAATGGGCCATTGAATACGGCTACAAACCCATTGATGCCATGACCCCTCAAGGGGAACAAGACGAACTGGAAAAAATTGCCGATCGCGCCAACAATGACGAGTTGGCTTATGCCAGCGACCACGATGTCTTCGATCCGGTATATCCATACATGAATATGTGGGATCTGAGCAGCGATCCCCTAGCCTACGCGCGTACGCAAATGAAGAACGTGCAAAAAATTTGGGAACGCTGGCAAAAAGGTGGCTCTGGTGGTTCTGGAGACAGTTACAGCAAGCTGCGCGATCGCTTTCAAACCAGTTTACGCCAGTATTTCCGCCAAGCATACACCCTAACCCGCTACATCGGCGGACAAACATTTCACCGCTACCATCCCGACAACCAGCAACAGTTGCCTTTTGCTACCATTCCTGCGGCCAAACAAGAGCAAGCGTTGGATAACTTGTTGGAAACAGTCTTTGCTGCCGATAACTTCCAGTTCTCCCCAGACTTGTTAAACAAGTTAGCTCCGGCTCGCTGGTCTCACTGGGGTAGCCGACCCAATATGCGGCGGTTGGATTATCCACTTTACGACCAAGTATTGTTTTACCAATCCTTGATTTTAGGCGATTTACTATCTGCCGAACGCCTGGAACGCATGCGGGATGTTGAAATGAAAAGCGGCGACAAGGATGTTTTGACCATGGCGGAATTGTTTGCTAGCTTGCAAGCCGATATTTGGTCGGAACTGGAAAATCAAGAGTCGGATGCTTTGGAAATTTCTACCTTGCGCCAGGGATTGCAACGCCAATATTTGCAAATGCTGACCAATCTCGTTTCCCAGGATGCCACACTTGGGAGTTTGACTTCCTTGCGAGACTTTATGGCTTCTTTGTTTACTCTGGGAGCGCCAGAACAAGCTAACGTTCTGGCTAGGCATCACTTGAAGCAATTACAAAAGAACATTGACCGAGCTTTGCGCAAACGAGATGATGAGATGAATTTGGCGACCAAGGCGCATTTGCAAGATACCCGCGATCGCATTGAGGAGGTGTTGAACCCGAATTCGCGATCGCGGTAA